A genomic stretch from Kribbella amoyensis includes:
- a CDS encoding ABC transporter permease, with protein sequence MRLFTRPDGATPAPARPGLGTRLRRDRTMLLLVLPGFLFFVVFHYVPLLGNVIVFQDYQPYLGFRDSPWAGLSNFAVFGEPDFYRALLNTLKFAFLQLVLFFPAPIALALLLNSILSSKLRRFVQSVVYLPHFIGWVILISISQQLVGGTGLLPQLLGELGLPRVDLMTSPEFFPWLVTLQLIWKDAGWGTIIFLAALLNIDTAHYEAAAIDGANRWRRLWHVTLPGIVPVILLLLILNLGSILSVGFEQILLQRDAVGADAAEVLDTYVYFHGVLDGQWGSAAAVGLVKGLIGLVLILGANKLAHRFGHEGIYRR encoded by the coding sequence ATGCGCCTCTTCACCCGACCGGACGGCGCGACGCCCGCCCCGGCCCGGCCCGGCCTCGGGACCCGGCTGCGGCGGGACCGGACGATGCTGCTCCTGGTCCTGCCCGGGTTCTTGTTCTTCGTGGTGTTCCACTACGTCCCGCTGCTGGGGAACGTGATCGTCTTCCAGGACTACCAGCCGTACCTCGGCTTCCGGGACAGTCCGTGGGCCGGGCTGAGCAACTTCGCCGTGTTCGGCGAGCCGGACTTCTACCGGGCGCTGCTGAACACGCTGAAGTTCGCGTTCCTCCAGCTGGTGCTCTTCTTCCCTGCCCCGATCGCGCTGGCGCTGTTGCTGAACAGCATCCTCAGCTCGAAGCTGCGCCGGTTCGTTCAGAGCGTCGTGTACCTGCCGCACTTCATCGGCTGGGTGATCCTGATCTCGATCAGCCAGCAGCTCGTCGGCGGGACCGGGCTGCTCCCGCAACTGCTCGGCGAGCTCGGGCTGCCGCGGGTCGACCTGATGACCAGCCCGGAGTTCTTCCCCTGGCTGGTGACACTGCAGCTGATCTGGAAGGACGCCGGCTGGGGCACGATCATCTTCCTGGCCGCGCTGCTGAACATCGACACCGCGCACTACGAGGCGGCCGCGATCGACGGCGCGAACCGCTGGCGCCGGCTCTGGCACGTCACGCTGCCCGGGATCGTGCCGGTGATTCTGCTGCTGCTGATCCTCAACCTGGGCAGCATTCTGTCGGTCGGCTTCGAGCAGATCCTGCTGCAACGAGACGCGGTCGGCGCGGACGCCGCCGAGGTGCTCGACACCTACGTCTACTTCCACGGTGTGCTGGACGGCCAGTGGGGATCGGCGGCCGCGGTCGGCCTGGTCAAGGGCCTGATCGGGCTCGTGCTCATCCTCGGCGCGAACAAACTCGCCCACCGGTTCGGCCACGAAGGGATCTACCGTCGATGA
- a CDS encoding hydroxyacid dehydrogenase, which produces MSEPTRAELFSSALSERLERVADIAAGGAIGSFAAAADELAEAEVLLTGWGCPPITAEVLDAAPNLLAVVHAAGTVKTFVDPVVFERGIAVSSAAAANAVPVAEFALAAIVFAGKRAFRHRDWYRTSHVKRPLPGAPVIGNYGTTIGLVGASRTGRLVLERLRGLDVDVLLSDPYVDEVDAARLGARLCDLKTLFAQSDVVSLHAPLLPETERLVTAELLAAMPDGAVLINTARGGLVDQVALERECESGRIDAVLDVTDPEPLPADSPLFRLANVFVTPHLAGAMGNEVRRLGEAAVAELERLAAGQSMVHAIRAEDFGRIA; this is translated from the coding sequence ATGTCCGAACCGACCCGGGCGGAGCTCTTCTCGTCCGCCCTGTCCGAACGCCTCGAGCGGGTCGCCGACATCGCGGCCGGTGGAGCCATCGGCTCCTTCGCCGCGGCGGCGGACGAGCTGGCCGAGGCCGAGGTGCTGCTGACCGGTTGGGGCTGCCCGCCGATCACCGCCGAGGTGCTCGACGCGGCGCCCAACCTGCTCGCCGTGGTGCACGCGGCCGGGACGGTGAAGACCTTCGTCGACCCGGTGGTGTTCGAGCGGGGCATCGCGGTGTCGTCCGCGGCCGCCGCCAACGCGGTCCCGGTCGCGGAGTTCGCGCTGGCCGCGATCGTGTTCGCCGGCAAGCGAGCGTTCCGGCACCGGGACTGGTACCGGACCTCGCACGTGAAGCGCCCGCTGCCGGGTGCGCCCGTGATCGGCAACTACGGCACGACGATCGGCCTGGTCGGGGCGTCGCGAACCGGCCGGCTGGTCCTCGAGCGGTTGCGCGGCCTCGACGTCGACGTACTGCTGAGCGACCCGTACGTCGACGAGGTGGACGCGGCCCGTCTCGGTGCGCGGTTGTGCGACCTGAAGACGCTGTTCGCGCAGAGCGACGTGGTGAGCCTGCATGCCCCGCTACTGCCCGAGACCGAGCGCCTGGTCACCGCTGAGCTGCTGGCGGCGATGCCGGACGGGGCGGTGCTGATCAACACGGCCCGCGGTGGTCTGGTGGATCAGGTGGCGCTGGAACGCGAGTGCGAGTCGGGCCGGATCGACGCGGTCCTCGACGTGACGGACCCGGAGCCGCTGCCGGCCGACTCACCACTGTTCCGGCTCGCCAACGTCTTCGTCACCCCGCACCTGGCCGGTGCCATGGGCAACGAAGTTCGCCGGTTGGGCGAGGCCGCGGTCGCCGAGCTCGAACGCCTCGCCGCCGGGCAGTCGATGGTCCACGCGATCCGGGCCGAGGATTTCGGGCGGATCGCATGA
- a CDS encoding carbohydrate ABC transporter permease, whose translation MSLRTEHPDAAAGPGTTQVNGQAGGAADHAAGRHGRRRADRSTKARRPSNRPPWMEPPSRFGLAAKAVAIVVVCLVVLYPFVNIVATSFAGEPEIVRRGGIIPLFPSEPTLAAYRTIFAGGVVSHALLVSAGITVIGTVLNLVVTIGLAYGLSRPIVAGRFVLTTVLFTMLFGAGIIPNFLLVKQLGLYDSYAALVIPGLVSAFNFLVLRNFFQNIPEELIDSARIDGAGDLAILVRIVLPLSKAVLAVVALFYAVGHWNAFFNALLYLSDTNKWPLPLVLRLYVLQGQPVGAGAESPGEAVASIQALQMAVVVVALVPILCVYPFLQRYFTKGVLTGAIKG comes from the coding sequence ATGAGTCTCCGCACCGAGCATCCCGACGCGGCCGCCGGCCCAGGCACCACCCAGGTCAACGGCCAAGCCGGCGGCGCGGCCGATCACGCCGCCGGCCGTCATGGCCGGCGCCGAGCGGACAGGTCGACGAAGGCGCGGCGGCCGTCCAACCGGCCACCGTGGATGGAGCCACCGAGCCGGTTCGGCCTGGCCGCCAAGGCGGTCGCGATCGTCGTCGTCTGCCTGGTCGTGCTCTACCCGTTCGTGAACATCGTCGCGACCAGTTTCGCGGGCGAGCCGGAGATCGTCCGGCGCGGCGGCATCATCCCGCTGTTCCCCAGCGAGCCGACGCTCGCGGCGTACCGGACGATCTTCGCGGGCGGGGTGGTCAGCCACGCGCTACTGGTCAGCGCGGGGATCACCGTGATCGGGACCGTGCTCAACCTGGTGGTCACGATCGGGCTCGCGTACGGCCTGAGCAGGCCGATCGTGGCCGGCCGGTTCGTGCTCACCACGGTGCTGTTCACGATGCTGTTCGGGGCCGGCATCATCCCGAACTTCCTGCTGGTCAAGCAGCTCGGCCTGTACGACTCGTACGCCGCGCTGGTGATACCGGGCCTGGTCAGCGCGTTCAACTTCCTGGTCCTGCGCAACTTCTTCCAGAACATTCCCGAGGAACTGATCGACAGCGCCCGGATCGACGGCGCCGGGGATCTGGCGATCCTGGTCCGGATCGTGCTGCCGCTGTCGAAGGCGGTGCTCGCCGTGGTCGCGCTGTTCTACGCGGTCGGGCACTGGAACGCGTTCTTCAACGCACTGCTCTACCTGAGCGACACGAACAAGTGGCCGCTGCCGCTGGTGCTGCGCCTGTACGTCCTGCAGGGCCAGCCGGTCGGCGCCGGGGCCGAGTCCCCCGGCGAGGCGGTCGCCTCGATCCAGGCGCTGCAGATGGCCGTCGTCGTCGTGGCGCTCGTCCCGATCCTCTGTGTCTACCCGTTCCTCCAGCGCTACTTCACCAAGGGCGTCCTCACCGGTGCCATCAAGGGTTAG